The Brassica napus cultivar Da-Ae chromosome C1, Da-Ae, whole genome shotgun sequence DNA segment AGGAGGCTCATCAAGTCCAGGAAGCTGCTGTGATGGAGTATGATCCATTTGTGGCCAAAGAAATGGCAGCTGAGGAGTCTCAGTTTGCTGTTGCCGGTGTCAGCACTATTGCTAGTGAACATAGTTCTATAGATGAGTCCCTTTCATCTTCTTTGAGTAATGGGCATGTTGCTGTGGATTCAGCTACATTGGGAACACAAGCACCTGAAGAGCAAACGGTTATGGAGAATGGTTTCTCGCAGGCAGTGGTGGGAGTTCATTCGGTTGCTTCTCCACATGTGGTGGTAGATGACGATGCGCATGCCCTGGAGAATAAGTATAACGGTTTGACCCAGAAGCCTATTGAGTACAGCATTTTCACGGAGAGCAAAAGAGAAGAGATTCATACATTTTATGGGTCTAATCATTCATCACCCACTTCTTCAAGGCTGGCAAGTGTTAAAGCAGTCTCTCCTACTCTTACTTCTACTGCAACTGATAGTTTATTGCTAGACCACAAGAACGGTGGAGTAATTGATACTCAGTTCTCAGGACCAAGTTTTGGTCAGGCTACTGGTACGTTGACAGTGAGGTACTTTCCTGTAAGGCCAATCCATTAGATGATGCTGGAAAGTTACTTTTCCTTTGCAGGCTATGTTGAGGAAGAGAATCTTGTGGGACACGGTAACGGTGGTTTATCCCACAAAAGGAAAGATGTAAGAAGAGACTGGGAAGTTCCAGATGATGGGAAGAAGCATGTGGTTCACCAAACTGATGAAAGCATGCCTGAGTTCCCTTCTCAGATACTTAATAGCAATGGGCGTTCTCCAGAAACTACTGATGCTTACTACCGGTTACTTAGAGATGGGaggtaaaaaaattatcaactggtttgtaaaaaaaaaacagtgctCTATCTTGTGACTGCATTATTTGACTTTGAGGGTTTAATATCCATATATTATAGGCTAATGGACTGCATACACGTACTTGAAGATCTGGAGAAAAGGGATCTATTGGACATGGACAAGGTATGGCTGCTTTCATGAGAAATATGGATTATAATCTTAGTTTTGGTCCTGTTTGAAATGTGGAACTTTGGTCAGTGATCTTATTTTTCTTGTATCCTAATATCAGATTTATCACGCAAGCTTCTTTAAACTCTGCAAGAAGAAAAGAGCTGTCAAGGAAGCATTTCGCTTTACCAAGTTGATTCCAAATCCAACCATGAGCACGTTCAATATGTTAATGTCTGTATGTGCCAGCTCCCAGGACATAGAAGGTGATATTAATATCCCATATTGATCTTGTTAAAGttcattcttttgaatatttagTTGTTACCTATGTAGGAGCTCGTGGAGTTCTGCATCTGGTGCAAGAGAATGGTATGATGGCTGATTGCAAACTTTACACAACTTTAATCTCAAGTTGTGCTAAAAGTGGAAAAGTTGATGCAATGTTTGAGGTATACTAATCTTCTTTTCCCTGTATGTTATATAAACAAGGATACATATTAGGCTGTTTCTTTGGAATCTCTATTATATCATGTGATACCTCTGTGTGGTTATATTCTCAGGTGTTCCACCAGATGGCAAATTCTGGAGTAGAACCCAATCTTCACACGTTTGGTGCGCTTATTGATGGATGTGCTAGAGCTGGACAAGTAGCCAAGGCATTTGGTGCTTATGGAATTTTAAGGTCTAAGGTAAGCCTGCCACAAGTTTCTTACTGCCTCCTATCATGTTTCTAGACCGATGATACTATCCTCTTGCTCGTTATATGTCCATAATGTTTTGTAACATCAAGGCTATTATTACATTGATGACATGTTCGATGCAGTAGAATGTTAAGCCAGACCGGGTTGTATTCAACGCCCTCATCTCCGCATGTGGCCAATCAGGAGCTGTTGACCGTGCTTTCGATGTGTTAGCCGAAATGAAGGCTGAGACCCACCCTATAGACCCTGATCATATCACGGTTGGTGCGTTGATGAAAGCATGTTTCAATGCTGGTCAGGTGTGtggcttttttttgtttttgttccattttttgttttgttttttactttctaTTTTGATTAAAGGATAAGTTTTATTCCAGGTCGAACGAGCTAAAGAAGTGTACAAGATGATCCATCAATATGGAATAAAGGGTACTCCAGAAGTCTATACCATTGCTGTGAATAGCTGCAGCAAGTCTGGGGACTGGGATTTTGCATGTAGCATATACAGTGACATGAAAGAGAAAGGTGTTGTCCCTGACGAGGTATGTCTATTTTTGAATTATGTGTCATGTTGAAGTTGCATATCCAACTGGAAAGGATTCTGGCCATTATGTCAGAGCTCCCTAGTTCGAGTGACCATTGggacgaaactaatattacatgctGTGGTTTCGGGCCTATGAGGATTACAAGATTTGGCCCGAACCTCTtggtattcaaaaaaaaaaagaagttccATATCTTTATGAGGCATGAACATGTTATCTCTAAGATTACCTGCTAAAACTTATGGAAGTGTGTGTTAGGAGTTAACTGTTTAACACTTTATAACTAAGAGAATTTATTTGAAGTGCTTCTAAAGCCATCTTACTTATAGGTGCAATCTTGGTTTTAACCTTTGCAGGTCTTTTTTAGTGCATTGATCGATGTTGCGGGACATGCAAAAATGTTAGAGGAAGCTTTTGGCATTCTTCAGGATGCGAAATCTCAAGGCATACGTCTGGGAACCATAACATATAGCTCACTGATGGGAGCTTGTTGTAATGTATGTTGCCTTTTATAGTTGTAGCAAGAGTCTTGAACACTACTGATaccctttttctttttggtttaggCGAAAAATTGGAAGAAAGCACTGGAGCTCTATGAAAATATCAAGTCAATCAAACTTAGACCAACTGTTTCAACAATGAATGCTCTTATAACTGCCTTGTGTAAGACCTCATACATTACACTATCTTAATCTTTTACccttattaataaataaatatgataaaagtataaggcggaaaagaaaaatcattacTGGTTTGACACCTTAGAGTATCAACAGGTGAAGGTGGTCAACTTCCCAAGGCTATGGAATATCTTGATGAGATAAAGACTTTGGGATTAACACCAAACACTATCACTTACTCTATGCTCATGCTGGCAAGTGAAAGGTAACTTCTTCTTAAGTTGAATTATTTAAGCTTGTTTGGATTATTAATCAGTGCAATCAGATTTGAGAATTCAGTATTCTCTGAATTTTCTGTGTGTAGAAAGGATGACTTTGAGGTAAGTTTCAAGCTTCTCTCTCGAGCAAAAGAAGATGGAGTATCACCAAACTTCATCATGTGTAGATGCATAACAAGTAAGCTTTTGTATTTTACATTCAATGCAATCAAACATGTAAGCGTTTTGTCTTAATATAGCACTTATGtttcttgcttcttttttttgctattcTATAAAGGCCTTTGCAAGCGAAGGTTTGAGAAGGCATCTGCAGCTGGTGAACCTGTTGTGTCATTCAAATCAGGACGACCTCAGATTGAAAATAAATGGTCAGTATAGCTTCCTTTTCCAATTCTTAAGGCAGTTACTCTTCTTCTTAATGTTGATTTGATGTTTTAGTAAATTTGTTAGATTTGATCTGATACTTGTGTTACTCTCTCTTCTTCAATAAAGATCTACATCAAGAATCTAATTCCAGGTTGATAATTGATACATTTTCCTTTCTTTCAGGACATCAATGGCGTTAATGGTTTACCGTGAGACAATATCAGGTGGTACAGTTCCTACTACAGAAGTAGTTTCACAAGTTTTGGGATGCTTGCAACTTCCACATGATGCTGCTTTGAGGGATAGGCTGGTTTCGAATTTAGGCAACATTTCTTCACAAAGGCAGCATAACATATTCCCATTAGTAGATGGGTTTGGAGAGTATGATCCTCGAGCATTTTCACTTCTTGAGgtaatgttggtagcttcatatagATATTCATTACGTCCACagagtttatattatttttttttcatgatttgCAGGAGGCTACTTCTCTTGGAGTTCTTCCTTCTATGTCCTTCAATAAAGTTCCATTGTTTTTTGACACGACAGAACTGCCCAAAAACGTGGCTGAGGTAAAACCCTTTTGTTATAGTGGAATAAACTTTACATAATAATAGCTAGGAAGGCTATAGATTAACTCTTCCAGTGATCATGAATtgtatattgaataaataaaaaaacagatcaATATCTCACTGTTTTAGCACTTTTTGGATTCCCATGTATCTAATAATGTCATGAAAAATATGGCAGGTTTACCTCTTAACCATCTTTAAAGGTCTTAAGCATCGCCTTGCAGCTGGTAAGATAATCTGTTTTCTTTAACTTTTCTCGACATAACTTTACATCAGTCTTCTTAAATAGTTATTGGTCTTTTGGCTTTTCTTGATCTGAATATCCACTATCAGATCATCAACTTTAGgataaaaatcttaaacaaatgGTTAGCTAGTTGGGAAGATCTAACTGGTTGATTGAATTTTTCAATGGCTTTGAGGTCTGTAATTAAAATCTCTTACCTGTTAATCTCATGTATGTTTCAGGTGCAAAGATACCTCATATAAATTTGATAATTTCCATAGAAGAGAAGGAGATTACAACTCCTGAAGGAGAGAAGACAATTGACCTTGCAGGAAGGTAAACTGATGAGTATCCTATGCTCTGTATTAACTATGCAGAGGTGATGTTTACCCTCTGAAGTTATATAGTCTTCTAAGAACATCCCTTTTGTTGACAGGGTTGGGCAAGACATTTCTGCCTTGTTGAGAAGATTGGGGATACCTTATCACAGAAAGGATGCTAAATTAAGAATCAATGGTGTTGCTTTGAAGAACTGGTTTCAACCAAAGCTTGATTCGCCATTCTCTACAAAGCCAGGGGGCTTAAGATCATCTCAAGTACCATTAGGTAACCAAATCACTCGCCAGCAACGAAGCATTCGACTAGGGAACTTGTCACTTGAGTGAGAACTGAGAAGAGGCTTCTCTCATTTTGATCCTAGTTAACCTccgagagtttttttttttcacacgCAACGAGATACTCAGTGCATGTCACATCGCACTCCTCCAGAATCGGAGCAGAAAAGTGAAACATTCAAGTTTTGCTTCCTGCATGGTTCTTGCTGTCCACATGAGGATGTTGCATAGTGACATGAAGTTAATTGCATGGCAAAACAGTTGGTATGTATATCTCTATAAGTTTgtatttattcatatataaatggTAAATGATTCTTTTAAAGACTTCAGAAACTTGTGTCTGTCTTTATTAGAGATAAACCAAATATGAGATTGTAAAATTCCACTTCAAGATTCTccatgattaaaaaaaaatacatgggaAAAGATACATCATTAGTCTCAAGAACAAGTTTTCAAGATCTTTATAAATACAATGCTCCTAAGAGGCATCTAACATCCCTTTTTAACTTTATTGTAACCGAGAAGCGATGAGATCAAGAAACACTTCTTCTCTACAAGGAATGGTCAAGCCTCCCATTGGATGATTGAATCCAAACTCTTCCTCTGCTCGGCTAAGGAACTCTCTGAAGGAAGGATCATTCAGAAACGAAATTGGAACCACgaatttcttcttctccttctcaatCTGTTCTCCTACGTACACTGCCACATGCCCTTTAGGGACATGATCCAGTGCTGATGATGTTCGGTTTCTGCTTGCCAGGGAGTTTAGCTTCAGTATCTGCTTTGTTGCAGTTGTGATCGCAAAACGACTCAACcccatctttctttcttttttgctttAGGACCAAAGATGctaaacgattttttttttttgttttcaccaCAATGCTTGAGATGAAGAAAGGTGGGGTAATGATTGTCTCTATTTataataatgaatttttttaagttataatgatttttttttaaattaacgaCTAATAGCTTTTCAATAATTTAAGGGcaattattgtgttttttttcctcATGCAAGTTGTTCGTGAAGTCCTCcaacaaaaaattatttgttcttactaatataaaaatataaaattaagctGAAaagtcaaaatattattattatatccTTTTTCTCTGAATATTATTTGAACTTATGAAAGTTGTTCTACTTCCTTCGGCATAGAAGTGTGTGTGCTTTCAAAAAGATAATAACAAGTGGACAAGCACATGCAAAGAAGACACCGAGCAACTTGTCACATTGGCTGAAATAACGATCAACACGAAGAAAAAATTCAGGATAGATATAACCAAtttgatatttcagatttaaatatatgtagAAAATGCTCAATTTGGTTAATCATTGGATTGGTTTTCGTCTGATAGATGCGAATCATTAGGGCCGCAAATATACTTCAATTAACAAATCATTACATTTAAATACTatcactagattttgacccgcgctttcaaagcgcgggtttattattattttttttttcaattgacaaatatttagtaaatgtcacattttcatatatttgtgttttattttataaaagacttaaaaattttatctttatttatcgtatttcattttaaatgactatttatgttaaaaaaaaataaactttatttttttaatgaattaagttggtataactctgataaattaattgtattatggagttaatattttaattaaaaaattatatacttttaataaagatttatacttttcaataaaaaaattcaattatttttatgaatgcttaaattatattaagaaaagaaaaaaataataattaagaatagttgaaaaaaaattatttgaacttggactcaatggtccaaaggaaaaaaaaaaggtgagaattgaatctgattttttaataggcccaaatggcccaagagagatttgatttgggctggatccaaaaataatgacctaatatagatttgttattaatattacttaattacctttaatgaaacatgcaatgttagtgaaggaaacatgcccctaaggtaattatgacaataggatcctgctttaatagtatagattttgcTGAGTCGCATCTAATCACCCAATTTTCAGTCTCGGATCATATAGATGCTTTTCGGAATCGTTCTTGATCTACTAGTTGGCGACTCCACATTATTTATTTCCTTATTGATATGTGAGAAGTTAATATTTGTGTTTGATTGATAGTTCTTTAGATAGATGTTCTTATTGCTATTTGGCAGTTATCCTACATATATATAGCTTAATGTGCTATAATGATACTACCTCTAGAACTTAGCATACGTATGTTGATATATTACGTCTGTGTTTATGCGACAAAGTATATAAGAAATTTATTCCTAGTTACATTATAACATGACTGTTATCTTTATTTGATTCGCGTCTTGTAGATTTTCAAGATGTTCTCAACCGTTGTTGTGATCTTTTTGTTGAAATGTCATTTTCTGTAACTTACAACTTTACAAGTAATACAAGATATAATTGCCATGATCTTATCTACCATGCACACCCAAACCGAAAATATTTGCAAATCATATACCTCTAATTGAGATTGACAAGATACAGTAGTTAATGCATCACAATCAGAAAAAAGGAGCTTACAATGAAGACCTATCGTTAGTCCAGAAAATGGCCAGTGCAATTGGTTCTAAATCTGTGtgctatattgttttaaaaagcaaaaaaaaaataagagagagaAGGTTTggattcttttatttattatcttataAGTTTAAGATAAAgaatttggttttgtttataCAATACTGATTTTTTTGCCACCAAAATTTATATTGCTACCCAATTATTTGATAACGAAGGTCTTTGGGTTTAAATTCGATAAATAATAGGCAATGAATGGAATAGTTAGTGACTAAAGTTAAAACAATTTAGATAAATGATATGGCCATGCAGTATAAGATTAACTTTTATGATTTCTATTATGAAATCTCCCAAGTTCATAATCTAGATTTAGATTAATTCAACCCTGATATTTtctagtgaagaagaaagatactACTAACCTTGATCCATGCTTTCCTTGGTTTGTTTGAATCAATTCATCAATTTGATTTTCTCCTCCCTATGACCCTTAATCCTTTATGATTCCCTTTGATGGACAAAGGAATCTAAAACCTCTCCTAATCACTTTTTTCTCTTACGTACGTGATCGTTTTATTATTATCAACACCAATGTAACTCTTCTTAGATACAAGAAAAGTCACTTGTGGCATTTTGATAACCACCACAAGtgagtatatatatgtgtatctTATTGTGCCTTTTCAATTATCACCTTTTTCATTTGTACTCTTTCAAGTacaaactatactttatatgtGATTAATATACATCCAAGCACAAGTATAACACATATACATAAATGATTGTATATAACCATTATAGAAGAATCATTTATAACTAACAAAGCAAGGAAGGAGGATTATCAATACACCCATATTCTAATTCTTTTATCGAAACCGATCCATCGTAGTATCGTCTTTtatattagaatataaaacattaatatgaacttgaattttatattaaaccaaTATACATATAGGTcatataagaatttataatattcTTACATGCAGATAATGGGTCGAAATAAATGCTAATGACTGGTTTCTAACACCGACATTGGTCAGGTTTAATTAACTCCGATTTTACCATTGAACCTCTGCAACCATGTGATTCTTAACTTTACCTAGAAATCATCGATCGGGCTAAGGTACTTTGGATATCCGAATCAAGGCTAAGATTatctttgaaaacataaaaatcttTCTTGATCAATGTTTTTTTGTGGAAGTACATAATATTATAACCTGATTTGACTGGTTATACAACATATTTACAGGCTGATTCAACATGTTCTCCTTTGCAGAAATAAACAAAGGGaacaaccaaaacaaaaatatataaaatggaaaaaaaatgtgGCTTCCCAAAAGATGTCTCAAGTTCAAACAATACAACCATAAGAATTCAAAAGACCCACGAATATTTCTTCTCTGCAAGGAATCGTTAATCCACCAATTGGATGGTTGAAACCAAACTCTTCCTCTGCTCGCCTAAGCAAACCCTGAAACGAAGGATGGTTCAAATACGAGATCGGAACCACGAATCGCTTCTtgttctccatctcttctccgaCATAAACCGCAACATGTCCTTTTGGGACACGAGACTGCTGTTTTTGCGACTGTTTAGAGTTGATAACACGCGAGAATCGAATAGCCATTTCTAAAGTAATGAGATTTATAGAATCTTACAAGAATACTCTGTTTTATGAAAGTGGAGAAAGATTGAATTGATATTTTTTGGTGGAGTTGTGTTTCAGTTAGTTGTTATTTATAGAGTTTCAAAAAGGTCACGGAATCAAACTTCGAATTTGAGTTTaatgatacaaaatattttttattgtatttaaaaattaggagtTTGCAGGTTTTCACATGGGATCTGCTTAATAATAAACTAGGGCTTCTTACCTAGAAAAGCATCAAGCTGATACTAATTTCTCTGGGTGACTTTAGAATATAATCAGATAGGGACCcacttttgatcaaaaaaaaaaatcagataggGACCCACCAAAGCTACAGAACTCacatgctctctctctctctctcattaaAATCTCTGGCCATCACATAAAAACAGGCTTGGTCCTATTGGTTCTGATGAATAGACAACAGAAACAAGGGTCCTTATTAAATATTGATGACTATATACATTTTTGACAAGTCTATTGTTGGCTCTTGAAAATGGTGGCTTTTGGTCTGTATGTGTTACCCCTAGAGCCCCACTCGAGATGACCTTTGCGTCTTAACTAAAATTGTGTTTACAAAACTTAATTCTATATATCATAATAACAGTTActataaaatctaaatttattaAGCTTGTAGTCAAGAAAATGAGAAAACATTGAACATGCATTGTTTCTTTAGTTCTTATGTAGAATCAAGAAGTTCAAGATAACATTTAGGGAGAAGTTGTGTGTCTTAaagagttattttattttatatattattagtatGATTTCTCTTAGAACCCTTAACTTATCAATAATAGTTCAGTCTTCATCACTGATTCGACAATAACATAAAGTTGGATGAATTTATTTAAGACCAACATTTGTTATCCACATTATACAGCGGAGGAAGGTTCGATTCTTTCAATAAGATCAAACCAACCGGTTGAAATGTTTCAGTTACATGTTTGATCTGAAACAATtaattagaaatttagaatatttagTATAAATCGCATGCATTTATGCATGATTAGTGTAGTTATAAGAAAACTCAGTTATTGTAAAGACGGTCACGTGTTGTATTTGCATTATTGTTATTATCACAATTATATCTTCCTAATAACAGAGAGTAACATGTGCTTGACAATCTATATATGCAATAATTAGATATGATTTATCGTTAAGTTTCATAAAATACTTGAGCAGTTCTGTTTGAGACATTTTTAACagtttataatttgtttgttaTTCGAAGAAAGTATGTCCTATTTTGATTCATCAACGGTTACATACTACAACCAATTTAGCTTATTCAGAGTGCATGTGATCCACCATtcctttaaatatataataatgtaaGTCAGAACTGgttattcaaaataaataactaCAATTATGTAATTAAGTGATTTCCCATTATGTAAAAGCTTtccatatttataatatatttttttcttcaacagTAGTATTAGAAACAGTAATATTTGGCCATTAAGTTTGTTtctaatacatatttgattCCTAATATATTAAGcattaatcaaacaaaaatgtCAGAAAATATGATCTTTGGCGAAAAGAGCTTCAAAAGTTCATGATCCTTCACAAGCTTTAGAAAAATTTAATCCAATCAGCCTCTAAATCTTCAGGTTCTAGTGGTTTGGATATGAATACTTGCACAACGATTAAAATCTTATTTCGAAACACAAACTTTTAACGTgtcatacacacacacactaaATTTCATATAATTCTCAGatagaacaacaacaaaaagattcatttctacaacaaaaaaaaagattcatcaAAACcctactaaaactattaattaatCAATGCGTTCCTCAATGCAGCTGCTGAGAAGTAATGAGATGAAGAAACGCTTCTTCTCGACAAGGAATCGTCAAACCGCCCATTGGATGATGAAATCCAAACTCTTCCTCTGCGCGATTAAGAAACTCTCTGAACAAAGGATGGTTCAAGTATGATATCGGAACCACAAACCTCGTCTTCTCCGTTCTTTCGCCAACGTAAACCGCTACGTGACCTTTAGGAACAAGCCCTGAAGCTGTTGTTGATGATGGTGAACCGTTCTTGTTCCTCATAGATTGTGATTTGAAGATTTGCTTTGCATTTGGAAGCATGGACCGCACTAAACCCATcttcttatttgtttttaaatgaaacgttaacaattttgtggatgaaaaaaaaatctttgaagCAAGTGACTTGATAGACAAGGAGGAGAAGAAGTTTCTATTTATAGTAGCAAACTTAAAGCATGCAGTTTCCAGATAAAAATGACATGAATGTTAAAATAACAGCAAGATGAGATATCTCTCACTTAAAAAAACCCAAAAGTTATGGGCTGTTGGGCCCTCCCGTCATCCATCTGGCTCACATGGCTTAGCTCATCTTTATGTAAAGTCaccatatatatttgtaaaatgtGACTGCACATAATGTACGTTTTTATATGATTGCCAATATAAAAGGATGGGTATGTTTAATTAGAGCCTCGAAGTGGTGAATAGTGTGACCTGGGTCATAATAAGTGGGTCCAGTTCTTGAACCACTTTTAGCAATGGTTGACAGTACGTATGTTGAATTCCAAGTCCTAAAAGTATCCTTTGCTCTCAAACTAGGGGCCGTACTGCTGGGACGAACTATGAGATAGTATAGAGATGGTTATATACCAttacttatatattatatattaaaataaaaatctttttgattatatataaatatttaatacagCTCGATAAATAGTTTGATGAATTTATTTGCCATTGGATAAGGTCTGACTATCTCTGCATGTGATTTTGATGATGACGATTGTGACTGTTGCTAGGGCTGAGTTTGAATATGCAACATACCACCGTTTAGTGATGGAATAGATCGAAAACTAAATCCTCACAGAACTATAGCTATTCGCTGCCTG contains these protein-coding regions:
- the LOC106375291 gene encoding pentatricopeptide repeat-containing protein MRL1, chloroplastic isoform X1, translated to MEVTSSFISTTTSSSKYLTLTSYSPVILPASSLRSIRTDFLGCCHTLRPPPHHHHHLRTRAGKRKTSRSSPRLVVRASIDSGLILVVVAVTAFSAIAFAYCQNSFRKRKLSDKVSQVSDKTSQLSDKVSNLSDKAIQLSDKVAESPGTLHGGKISSSESQQESQHLDAHEGSLVEVNGGFRKKVEEEAHQIQETANETVATSSITRGFRKKVEESANKSEEEEAHQVQEAAVMEYDPFVAKEMAAEESQFAVAGVSTIASEHSSIDESLSSSLSNGHVAVDSATLGTQAPEEQTVMENGFSQAVVGVHSVASPHVVVDDDAHALENKYNGLTQKPIEYSIFTESKREEIHTFYGSNHSSPTSSRLASVKAVSPTLTSTATDSLLLDHKNGGVIDTQFSGPSFGQATGYVEEENLVGHGNGGLSHKRKDVRRDWEVPDDGKKHVVHQTDESMPEFPSQILNSNGRSPETTDAYYRLLRDGRLMDCIHVLEDLEKRDLLDMDKIYHASFFKLCKKKRAVKEAFRFTKLIPNPTMSTFNMLMSVCASSQDIEGARGVLHLVQENGMMADCKLYTTLISSCAKSGKVDAMFEVFHQMANSGVEPNLHTFGALIDGCARAGQVAKAFGAYGILRSKNVKPDRVVFNALISACGQSGAVDRAFDVLAEMKAETHPIDPDHITVGALMKACFNAGQVERAKEVYKMIHQYGIKGTPEVYTIAVNSCSKSGDWDFACSIYSDMKEKGVVPDEVFFSALIDVAGHAKMLEEAFGILQDAKSQGIRLGTITYSSLMGACCNAKNWKKALELYENIKSIKLRPTVSTMNALITALCEGGQLPKAMEYLDEIKTLGLTPNTITYSMLMLASERKDDFEVSFKLLSRAKEDGVSPNFIMCRCITSLCKRRFEKASAAGEPVVSFKSGRPQIENKWTSMALMVYRETISGGTVPTTEVVSQVLGCLQLPHDAALRDRLVSNLGNISSQRQHNIFPLVDGFGEYDPRAFSLLEEATSLGVLPSMSFNKVPLFFDTTELPKNVAEVYLLTIFKGLKHRLAAGAKIPHINLIISIEEKEITTPEGEKTIDLAGRVGQDISALLRRLGIPYHRKDAKLRINGVALKNWFQPKLDSPFSTKPGGLRSSQVPLGNQITRQQRSIRLGNLSLE
- the LOC106375291 gene encoding pentatricopeptide repeat-containing protein MRL1, chloroplastic isoform X2 encodes the protein MEVTSSFISTTTSSSKYLTLTSYSPVILPASSLRSIRTDFLGCCHTLRPPPHHHHHLRTRAGKRKTSRSSPRLVVRASIDSGLILVVVAVTAFSAIAFAYCQNSFRKRKLSDKVAESPGTLHGGKISSSESQQESQHLDAHEGSLVEVNGGFRKKVEEEAHQIQETANETVATSSITRGFRKKVEESANKSEEEEAHQVQEAAVMEYDPFVAKEMAAEESQFAVAGVSTIASEHSSIDESLSSSLSNGHVAVDSATLGTQAPEEQTVMENGFSQAVVGVHSVASPHVVVDDDAHALENKYNGLTQKPIEYSIFTESKREEIHTFYGSNHSSPTSSRLASVKAVSPTLTSTATDSLLLDHKNGGVIDTQFSGPSFGQATGYVEEENLVGHGNGGLSHKRKDVRRDWEVPDDGKKHVVHQTDESMPEFPSQILNSNGRSPETTDAYYRLLRDGRLMDCIHVLEDLEKRDLLDMDKIYHASFFKLCKKKRAVKEAFRFTKLIPNPTMSTFNMLMSVCASSQDIEGARGVLHLVQENGMMADCKLYTTLISSCAKSGKVDAMFEVFHQMANSGVEPNLHTFGALIDGCARAGQVAKAFGAYGILRSKNVKPDRVVFNALISACGQSGAVDRAFDVLAEMKAETHPIDPDHITVGALMKACFNAGQVERAKEVYKMIHQYGIKGTPEVYTIAVNSCSKSGDWDFACSIYSDMKEKGVVPDEVFFSALIDVAGHAKMLEEAFGILQDAKSQGIRLGTITYSSLMGACCNAKNWKKALELYENIKSIKLRPTVSTMNALITALCEGGQLPKAMEYLDEIKTLGLTPNTITYSMLMLASERKDDFEVSFKLLSRAKEDGVSPNFIMCRCITSLCKRRFEKASAAGEPVVSFKSGRPQIENKWTSMALMVYRETISGGTVPTTEVVSQVLGCLQLPHDAALRDRLVSNLGNISSQRQHNIFPLVDGFGEYDPRAFSLLEEATSLGVLPSMSFNKVPLFFDTTELPKNVAEVYLLTIFKGLKHRLAAGAKIPHINLIISIEEKEITTPEGEKTIDLAGRVGQDISALLRRLGIPYHRKDAKLRINGVALKNWFQPKLDSPFSTKPGGLRSSQVPLGNQITRQQRSIRLGNLSLE
- the LOC106375291 gene encoding pentatricopeptide repeat-containing protein MRL1, chloroplastic isoform X3; translated protein: MEVTSSFISTTTSSSKYLTLTSYSPVILPASSLRSIRTDFLGCCHTLRPPPHHHHHLRTRAGKRKTSRSSPRLVVRASIDSGLILVVVAVTAFSAIAFAYCQNSFRKRKLSDKVSQVSDKTSQLSDKVSNLSDKAIQLSDKVAESPGTLHGGKISSSESQQESQHLDAHEGSLVEVNGGFRKKVEEEAHQVQEAAVMEYDPFVAKEMAAEESQFAVAGVSTIASEHSSIDESLSSSLSNGHVAVDSATLGTQAPEEQTVMENGFSQAVVGVHSVASPHVVVDDDAHALENKYNGLTQKPIEYSIFTESKREEIHTFYGSNHSSPTSSRLASVKAVSPTLTSTATDSLLLDHKNGGVIDTQFSGPSFGQATGYVEEENLVGHGNGGLSHKRKDVRRDWEVPDDGKKHVVHQTDESMPEFPSQILNSNGRSPETTDAYYRLLRDGRLMDCIHVLEDLEKRDLLDMDKIYHASFFKLCKKKRAVKEAFRFTKLIPNPTMSTFNMLMSVCASSQDIEGARGVLHLVQENGMMADCKLYTTLISSCAKSGKVDAMFEVFHQMANSGVEPNLHTFGALIDGCARAGQVAKAFGAYGILRSKNVKPDRVVFNALISACGQSGAVDRAFDVLAEMKAETHPIDPDHITVGALMKACFNAGQVERAKEVYKMIHQYGIKGTPEVYTIAVNSCSKSGDWDFACSIYSDMKEKGVVPDEVFFSALIDVAGHAKMLEEAFGILQDAKSQGIRLGTITYSSLMGACCNAKNWKKALELYENIKSIKLRPTVSTMNALITALCEGGQLPKAMEYLDEIKTLGLTPNTITYSMLMLASERKDDFEVSFKLLSRAKEDGVSPNFIMCRCITSLCKRRFEKASAAGEPVVSFKSGRPQIENKWTSMALMVYRETISGGTVPTTEVVSQVLGCLQLPHDAALRDRLVSNLGNISSQRQHNIFPLVDGFGEYDPRAFSLLEEATSLGVLPSMSFNKVPLFFDTTELPKNVAEVYLLTIFKGLKHRLAAGAKIPHINLIISIEEKEITTPEGEKTIDLAGRVGQDISALLRRLGIPYHRKDAKLRINGVALKNWFQPKLDSPFSTKPGGLRSSQVPLGNQITRQQRSIRLGNLSLE